The following proteins come from a genomic window of Anas platyrhynchos isolate ZD024472 breed Pekin duck chromosome 12, IASCAAS_PekinDuck_T2T, whole genome shotgun sequence:
- the LRP3 gene encoding low-density lipoprotein receptor-related protein 3 isoform X1 — MCDLSCTPLLQTLELGLLQLFFLNLFLTGKIESAVTSLAACSGELEQHTERRGVIYSPSWPLNYPPGVNCSWYIQGDRGDMITISFKNFDLEDSQKCAVDWLMIGPSSKREEYKVCGSSIPPSFISARDHVWIFFHSDASSSGQAQGFRLSYIRGKIGQAVCQSDEFHCANGKCIPSTWKCNSMDECGDNSDERNCTVPPTEPPSSICPSGTFQCSVAHSTKCLMNELRCNSVKDCSDGSDEDNCPDLSCGKRLGNFYGSFASPDLFRADHSRSDLRCTWYVDTQDNRHVLLQFDLQLGYNDYVKVYDGIGERGDKLLQTFSYHNNRHSVSVESSKGQLTVSYHARSKSTGHGFNATYQVKGYCLPWEHPCGSDEECFTDKQHCDGWWHCPNGKDEENCPACQKNEYPCEGNSGLCYSILDRCNNQKNCPDGSDEKNCFSCQPGNFHCGTNLCIFETWRCDGQEDCQDGSDEHNCLVIVPRKVITAALIGSLVCGLLLVIALGCAFKLYSLRTREYRAFETQMTRLEAEFVRREAPPSYGQLIAQGLIPPVEDFPVYNASQASVLQNIRTAMRRQMRRHSSRRSSSRRRLGRLWNRLFHRPRVRGQIPLLTPARTSQTTLGDGIINHAEGTTRSPPPSPEGPNLQADAHGHARGLQEAGCSSLQPETEITEPSPSNVLPNTCTAVHTEPETGHADKSLGAETSGSELKQPSKVDSGKAFRDPLSESVTEMIHGGSASRRTVPEGSNLSRSQPLSEEPCRLPLKKWESAYSDSPVNVHIQVEGQNRCCPNSHREEPLGIHAACCHSVEVPMLESSTPLSEVNTSDDESLLVC, encoded by the exons ATGTGTGACCTCAGCTGTACACCGCTGCTCCAGACACTGGAACTGGGTTTGTTGCAACTGTTCTTCC TGAATCTCTTCTTGACTGGGAAAATAGAGAGTGCTGTTACCTCATTAG ctgcttgcagtggAGAACTTGAACAGCACACAGAGAGACGGGGAGTCATTTATAGTCCTTCCTGGCCACTAAACTATCCTCCAGGTGTAAACTGCAGCTGGTACATTCAAGGAGATCGAGGAGACATGATAACAATCAG TTTTAAGAATTTTGATTTGGAAGACTCTCAGAAATGTGCAGTAGACTGGCTGATGATTGGCCCATCTTCCAAGAGAGAGGAGTACAAAGTGTGTGGATCTTCCATCCCTCCATCATTCATCTCTGCAAGGGATCATGTTTGGATATTTTTTCACTCAGATGCATCAAGCTCAGGACAGGCTCAGGGATTTCGCCTTTCTTATATTAGAG GAAAGATTGGTCAGGCTGTGTGCCAGTCAGATGAATTCCACTGCGCAAACGGAAAGTGTATTCCCAGTACTTGGAAGTGTAATTCCATGGATGAGTGCGGGGATAACTCAGATGAGAGGAACTGCACTGTCCCTCCGACAGAGCCTCCGTCCAGCATCTGTCCCTCAGGAACATTCCAGTGCAGCGTAGCCCACTCCACCAAGTGCTTGATGAATGAGCTGAGGTGTAATTCCGTTAAGGACTGCAGTGATGGTTCAGATGAAGACAATTGTCCTGATCTTTCCTGTGGCAAAAGGCTGGGTAATTTTTATGGATCTTTTGCTTCCCCAGACTTATTCCGTGCTGATCACAGCAGGTCAGACCTTCGTTGCACATGGTACGTGGACACACAAGATAATCGGCATGTTTTGTTGCAGTTTGACTTACAGTTAGGCTACAATGACTACGTAAAGGTGTATGATGGCATTGGAGAGAGAGGTGATAAATTATTGCAAACATTTTCGTATCACAACAACAGACATTCGGTGAGCGTGGAGTCATCAAAGGGCCAGCTCACTGTCTCGTATCATGCCCGCTCCAAGAGCACTGGTCACGGGTTCAATGCAACCTATCAGGTGAAAGGCTATTGCCTCCCTTGGGAACACCCCTGTGGAAGTGATGAGGAGTGTTTCACGGACAAGCAGCATTGTGATGGCTGGTGGCACTGTCCAAATGGCAAAGATGAGGAGAACTGTCCAGCTTGCCAGAAGAATGAGTACCCATGTGAAGGAAACAGTGGGCTTTGCTACTCAATACTTGACCGCTGTAATAACCAAAAGAACTGCCCAGATGGCTCAGATGaaaaaaactgcttttcttgCCAGCCAGGAAACTTCCATTGTGGTACAAATCTGTGCATCTTTGAGACTTGGCGCTGTGATGGCCAAGAAGACTGCCAGGATGGAAGTGACGAACATAACTGCCTGGTGATAGTTCCCAGGAAGGTCATCACAGCTGCTCTGATCGGGAGTCTGGTTTGTGGCCTGCTGCTGGTGATAGCACTGGGTTGTGCATTTAAATTATACTCTCTGAGGACCAGGGAATACAG AGCATTTGAGACACAGATGACACGACTTGAAGCAGAGTTTGTGCGGCGAGAAGCTCCACCTTCCTATGGGCAGCTGATTGCACAAGGGCTCATCCCCCCAGTTGAAGACTTCCCCGTGTACAATGCATCACAA GCCTCTGTGCTGCAGAACATCCGAACAGccatgaggagacagatgagacGTCACTCATCAAGACGAAGCTCGTCTCGGCGGCGCCTTGGCCGTCTCTGGAACAGACTCTTCCACAGACCTCGGGTGAGAGGACAGATCCCACTCCTGACACCTGCCCGCACTTCACAGACTACACTGGGTGATGGAATCATTAACCATGCTGAAGGGACTACCAGGAGTCCTCCACCTTCACCCGAGGGACCTAATTTACAGGCAGATGCCCATGGCCATGCCAGGGGCCTACAAGAAGCTGGATGTAGCAGCTTGCAGCCAGAGACTGAAATCACAGAGCCATCACCTTCAAATGTCTTACCTAATACTTGCACAGCTGTACACACAGAGCCTGAGACTGGACACGCTGATAAATCTTTAGGTGCTGAGACCTCTGGCAGTGAGCTTAAGCAGCCCAGTAAAGTGGATTCAGGAAAGGCTTTCAGAGATCCTTTGTCTGAAAGTGTTACAGAAATGATCCATGGCGGGTCAGCATCCAGGAGGACTGTCCCAGAAGGCAGTAATTTAAGTAGAAGTCAACCATTGAGTGAAGAGCCATGTAGGTTACCCTTAAAAAAGTGGGAGTCTGCTTATTCAGACAGCCCTGTGAATGTTCATATCCAAGTGGAAGGACAAAACCGGTGTTGCCCTAATTCTCATCGGGAGGAGCCTTTGGGTATTCATGCGGCTTGTTGCCATTCTGTGGAAGTGCCAATGTTAGAGTCCTCTACCCCCCTCTCTGAAGTCAATACAAGTGATGATGAATCTTTACTTGTTTGCTAA
- the LRP3 gene encoding low-density lipoprotein receptor-related protein 3 isoform X6, whose amino-acid sequence MITISFKNFDLEDSQKCAVDWLMIGPSSKREEYKVCGSSIPPSFISARDHVWIFFHSDASSSGQAQGFRLSYIRGKIGQAVCQSDEFHCANGKCIPSTWKCNSMDECGDNSDERNCTVPPTEPPSSICPSGTFQCSVAHSTKCLMNELRCNSVKDCSDGSDEDNCPDLSCGKRLGNFYGSFASPDLFRADHSRSDLRCTWYVDTQDNRHVLLQFDLQLGYNDYVKVYDGIGERGDKLLQTFSYHNNRHSVSVESSKGQLTVSYHARSKSTGHGFNATYQVKGYCLPWEHPCGSDEECFTDKQHCDGWWHCPNGKDEENCPACQKNEYPCEGNSGLCYSILDRCNNQKNCPDGSDEKNCFSCQPGNFHCGTNLCIFETWRCDGQEDCQDGSDEHNCLVIVPRKVITAALIGSLVCGLLLVIALGCAFKLYSLRTREYRAFETQMTRLEAEFVRREAPPSYGQLIAQGLIPPVEDFPVYNASQASVLQNIRTAMRRQMRRHSSRRSSSRRRLGRLWNRLFHRPRVRGQIPLLTPARTSQTTLGDGIINHAEGTTRSPPPSPEGPNLQADAHGHARGLQEAGCSSLQPETEITEPSPSNVLPNTCTAVHTEPETGHADKSLGAETSGSELKQPSKVDSGKAFRDPLSESVTEMIHGGSASRRTVPEGSNLSRSQPLSEEPCRLPLKKWESAYSDSPVNVHIQVEGQNRCCPNSHREEPLGIHAACCHSVEVPMLESSTPLSEVNTSDDESLLVC is encoded by the exons ATGATAACAATCAG TTTTAAGAATTTTGATTTGGAAGACTCTCAGAAATGTGCAGTAGACTGGCTGATGATTGGCCCATCTTCCAAGAGAGAGGAGTACAAAGTGTGTGGATCTTCCATCCCTCCATCATTCATCTCTGCAAGGGATCATGTTTGGATATTTTTTCACTCAGATGCATCAAGCTCAGGACAGGCTCAGGGATTTCGCCTTTCTTATATTAGAG GAAAGATTGGTCAGGCTGTGTGCCAGTCAGATGAATTCCACTGCGCAAACGGAAAGTGTATTCCCAGTACTTGGAAGTGTAATTCCATGGATGAGTGCGGGGATAACTCAGATGAGAGGAACTGCACTGTCCCTCCGACAGAGCCTCCGTCCAGCATCTGTCCCTCAGGAACATTCCAGTGCAGCGTAGCCCACTCCACCAAGTGCTTGATGAATGAGCTGAGGTGTAATTCCGTTAAGGACTGCAGTGATGGTTCAGATGAAGACAATTGTCCTGATCTTTCCTGTGGCAAAAGGCTGGGTAATTTTTATGGATCTTTTGCTTCCCCAGACTTATTCCGTGCTGATCACAGCAGGTCAGACCTTCGTTGCACATGGTACGTGGACACACAAGATAATCGGCATGTTTTGTTGCAGTTTGACTTACAGTTAGGCTACAATGACTACGTAAAGGTGTATGATGGCATTGGAGAGAGAGGTGATAAATTATTGCAAACATTTTCGTATCACAACAACAGACATTCGGTGAGCGTGGAGTCATCAAAGGGCCAGCTCACTGTCTCGTATCATGCCCGCTCCAAGAGCACTGGTCACGGGTTCAATGCAACCTATCAGGTGAAAGGCTATTGCCTCCCTTGGGAACACCCCTGTGGAAGTGATGAGGAGTGTTTCACGGACAAGCAGCATTGTGATGGCTGGTGGCACTGTCCAAATGGCAAAGATGAGGAGAACTGTCCAGCTTGCCAGAAGAATGAGTACCCATGTGAAGGAAACAGTGGGCTTTGCTACTCAATACTTGACCGCTGTAATAACCAAAAGAACTGCCCAGATGGCTCAGATGaaaaaaactgcttttcttgCCAGCCAGGAAACTTCCATTGTGGTACAAATCTGTGCATCTTTGAGACTTGGCGCTGTGATGGCCAAGAAGACTGCCAGGATGGAAGTGACGAACATAACTGCCTGGTGATAGTTCCCAGGAAGGTCATCACAGCTGCTCTGATCGGGAGTCTGGTTTGTGGCCTGCTGCTGGTGATAGCACTGGGTTGTGCATTTAAATTATACTCTCTGAGGACCAGGGAATACAG AGCATTTGAGACACAGATGACACGACTTGAAGCAGAGTTTGTGCGGCGAGAAGCTCCACCTTCCTATGGGCAGCTGATTGCACAAGGGCTCATCCCCCCAGTTGAAGACTTCCCCGTGTACAATGCATCACAA GCCTCTGTGCTGCAGAACATCCGAACAGccatgaggagacagatgagacGTCACTCATCAAGACGAAGCTCGTCTCGGCGGCGCCTTGGCCGTCTCTGGAACAGACTCTTCCACAGACCTCGGGTGAGAGGACAGATCCCACTCCTGACACCTGCCCGCACTTCACAGACTACACTGGGTGATGGAATCATTAACCATGCTGAAGGGACTACCAGGAGTCCTCCACCTTCACCCGAGGGACCTAATTTACAGGCAGATGCCCATGGCCATGCCAGGGGCCTACAAGAAGCTGGATGTAGCAGCTTGCAGCCAGAGACTGAAATCACAGAGCCATCACCTTCAAATGTCTTACCTAATACTTGCACAGCTGTACACACAGAGCCTGAGACTGGACACGCTGATAAATCTTTAGGTGCTGAGACCTCTGGCAGTGAGCTTAAGCAGCCCAGTAAAGTGGATTCAGGAAAGGCTTTCAGAGATCCTTTGTCTGAAAGTGTTACAGAAATGATCCATGGCGGGTCAGCATCCAGGAGGACTGTCCCAGAAGGCAGTAATTTAAGTAGAAGTCAACCATTGAGTGAAGAGCCATGTAGGTTACCCTTAAAAAAGTGGGAGTCTGCTTATTCAGACAGCCCTGTGAATGTTCATATCCAAGTGGAAGGACAAAACCGGTGTTGCCCTAATTCTCATCGGGAGGAGCCTTTGGGTATTCATGCGGCTTGTTGCCATTCTGTGGAAGTGCCAATGTTAGAGTCCTCTACCCCCCTCTCTGAAGTCAATACAAGTGATGATGAATCTTTACTTGTTTGCTAA